The Hevea brasiliensis isolate MT/VB/25A 57/8 chromosome 1, ASM3005281v1, whole genome shotgun sequence genome has a window encoding:
- the LOC110638879 gene encoding uncharacterized protein LOC110638879 isoform X5 gives MSELPHTRIYPLRVQVLQALSKAFDDPKKAVRQEAVRCRQAWRQLHQEVLICEEHKHSQTTLVFLLQGYQVFLDDCPLGMVARDALATKFAKTKVDLGIT, from the exons ATGTCAGAGCTGCCTCACACAAGGATTTACCCTTTGAGAGTCCAG GTATTACAAGCATTGTCTAAAGCATTTGATGATCCAAAGAAGGCTGTTCGTCAAGAAGCTGTTAGGTGCCGGCAAGCATG GCGTCAATTGCATCAAGAAGTCCTCATTTGTGAAGAGCACAAGCATTCTCAG ACAACTTTGGTTTTCCTCTTACAAGGTTATCAAGTATTTTTGGATGACTGCCCGCTTGGAATGGTAGCACGGGATGCTCTAGCAACCAAATTTGCAAAAACAAAGGTTGATTTAGGAATAACATGA
- the LOC110638879 gene encoding uncharacterized protein LOC110638879 isoform X2 yields MLLMNPQTRIRHLKRVKGMAFLKASLMILTLPVGNNILRLMRNGKAVIENAHVIIKCLIELVAYLVRWYYKHCLKHLMIQRRLFVKKLLGAGKHGYQVFLDDCPLGMVARDALATKFAKTKVDLGIT; encoded by the exons ATGCTTCTGATGAATCCTCAGACAAGGATAAG ACATCTAAAAAGAGTGAAGGGGATGGCATTTCTAAAAGCAAGCCTAATGATTCTGACTCTGCCAGTAGGAAATAACATATTACGTTTAATGAGGAATG GAAAAGCTGTCATAGAGAATGCTCATGTTATCATTAAATGCCTAATTGAACTTGTTGCATACCTTGTACGATG GTATTACAAGCATTGTCTAAAGCATTTGATGATCCAAAGAAGGCTGTTCGTCAAGAAGCTGTTAGGTGCCGGCAAGCATG GTTATCAAGTATTTTTGGATGACTGCCCGCTTGGAATGGTAGCACGGGATGCTCTAGCAACCAAATTTGCAAAAACAAAGGTTGATTTAGGAATAACATGA
- the LOC110638879 gene encoding uncharacterized protein LOC110638879 isoform X4: MAFLKASLMILTLPVGNNILRLMRNGKAVIENAHVIIKCLIELVAYLVRWYYKHCLKHLMIQRRLFVKKLLGAGKHGVNCIKKSSFVKSTSILRQLWFSSYKVIKYFWMTARLEW; encoded by the exons ATGGCATTTCTAAAAGCAAGCCTAATGATTCTGACTCTGCCAGTAGGAAATAACATATTACGTTTAATGAGGAATG GAAAAGCTGTCATAGAGAATGCTCATGTTATCATTAAATGCCTAATTGAACTTGTTGCATACCTTGTACGATG GTATTACAAGCATTGTCTAAAGCATTTGATGATCCAAAGAAGGCTGTTCGTCAAGAAGCTGTTAGGTGCCGGCAAGCATG GCGTCAATTGCATCAAGAAGTCCTCATTTGTGAAGAGCACAAGCATTCTCAG ACAACTTTGGTTTTCCTCTTACAAGGTTATCAAGTATTTTTGGATGACTGCCCGCTTGGAATGGTAG
- the LOC110638879 gene encoding uncharacterized protein LOC110638879 isoform X1 encodes MLLMNPQTRIRHLKRVKGMAFLKASLMILTLPVGNNILRLMRNGKAVIENAHVIIKCLIELVAYLVRWYYKHCLKHLMIQRRLFVKKLLGAGKHGVNCIKKSSFVKSTSILRQLWFSSYKVIKYFWMTARLEW; translated from the exons ATGCTTCTGATGAATCCTCAGACAAGGATAAG ACATCTAAAAAGAGTGAAGGGGATGGCATTTCTAAAAGCAAGCCTAATGATTCTGACTCTGCCAGTAGGAAATAACATATTACGTTTAATGAGGAATG GAAAAGCTGTCATAGAGAATGCTCATGTTATCATTAAATGCCTAATTGAACTTGTTGCATACCTTGTACGATG GTATTACAAGCATTGTCTAAAGCATTTGATGATCCAAAGAAGGCTGTTCGTCAAGAAGCTGTTAGGTGCCGGCAAGCATG GCGTCAATTGCATCAAGAAGTCCTCATTTGTGAAGAGCACAAGCATTCTCAG ACAACTTTGGTTTTCCTCTTACAAGGTTATCAAGTATTTTTGGATGACTGCCCGCTTGGAATGGTAG
- the LOC110638879 gene encoding uncharacterized protein LOC110638879 isoform X3 → MLLMNPQTRIRHLKRVKGMAFLKASLMILTLPVGNNILRLMRNGKAVIENAHVIIKCLIELVAYLVRWYYKHCLKHLMIQRRLFVKKLLGAGKHGVNCIKKSSFVKSTSILRLSSIFG, encoded by the exons ATGCTTCTGATGAATCCTCAGACAAGGATAAG ACATCTAAAAAGAGTGAAGGGGATGGCATTTCTAAAAGCAAGCCTAATGATTCTGACTCTGCCAGTAGGAAATAACATATTACGTTTAATGAGGAATG GAAAAGCTGTCATAGAGAATGCTCATGTTATCATTAAATGCCTAATTGAACTTGTTGCATACCTTGTACGATG GTATTACAAGCATTGTCTAAAGCATTTGATGATCCAAAGAAGGCTGTTCGTCAAGAAGCTGTTAGGTGCCGGCAAGCATG GCGTCAATTGCATCAAGAAGTCCTCATTTGTGAAGAGCACAAGCATTCTCAG GTTATCAAGTATTTTTGGATGA